One genomic segment of Rivularia sp. PCC 7116 includes these proteins:
- a CDS encoding calcium-binding protein, with protein sequence MILNGGPQSENLIGTNDADFISGKGGNDSLEGGNGRDVLEGGNGKDTLNGGNGADLLQGGKGNDSLEGGNGRDVLEGGNGKDTLNGGNGADLLQGGNGNDSLEGGNGKDVLEGGNGKDTLNGGNGADLLQGGNGKDSLNGGRGNDTLDGGKGKDILEGSRGNDVLDGGKGNDTADYSQLNQAITLNAVGIVDKGGLGTDQILNIETIVGATGQANTIDGSTSVSGVTSFDVDLSENRLTVENIPALGDVTFTVKNFVNVTGTNRDDRIIGNAQDNILIGNGGNDFFGGSAGNDIIDGDDGGVNDNDTVDYTGLGEAISLGATGTIVKDGGNGTDQLFRVETIIGDANQANTIDSSSAGNGASINVDLAAESLEINNIPGVGTLNRTVKNFVNVIGTAQDDTISGNDKDNIFGGSAGSDSISGDGGNDTVDYTGLGEAITLLPTGTIVKDGGNGTDQLFRVETIIGDANQANTIDSSSAGNGASINVDLAAESLEVNGIPGIGTLNFNVENFVNVTGTTQDDNIIGNAEDNIINGFGGIDNLTGGAGADTFVLGEGGNFFYTDAGFGDVATIQDFVSGEDRIQLTGTLSDYVFFGTTISLDNGDGQFNLLEDDVIALVSSTFDTANDITFA encoded by the coding sequence ATGATACTAAATGGTGGACCTCAAAGCGAGAATTTGATTGGTACCAACGATGCAGATTTCATTTCTGGTAAAGGCGGTAATGATAGCCTTGAAGGTGGTAACGGTAGAGATGTTCTAGAAGGTGGTAACGGTAAAGACACCTTAAATGGCGGTAATGGTGCCGACTTACTTCAAGGTGGTAAAGGTAATGACAGCCTTGAAGGTGGTAACGGTAGAGATGTTTTAGAAGGTGGTAACGGTAAAGACACCTTAAATGGCGGCAATGGTGCTGACTTACTTCAAGGTGGTAACGGTAATGATAGCCTTGAAGGTGGTAACGGTAAAGACGTTCTAGAAGGTGGTAACGGTAAAGACACCTTAAATGGCGGCAATGGTGCTGACTTACTTCAAGGTGGTAACGGTAAAGACAGCTTAAATGGTGGAAGAGGTAACGATACCCTTGACGGTGGAAAAGGTAAGGATATTCTCGAAGGTAGTCGGGGTAATGATGTCCTTGATGGTGGAAAAGGTAATGATACAGCAGATTACAGCCAACTGAATCAAGCAATTACTCTTAACGCAGTTGGCATTGTTGACAAAGGTGGTTTGGGTACAGACCAAATTCTAAACATCGAAACTATCGTTGGTGCAACTGGACAAGCTAATACAATAGATGGTTCGACAAGTGTTAGTGGAGTTACATCTTTCGATGTTGATTTGTCCGAAAACAGATTAACTGTTGAAAATATTCCTGCTTTGGGTGACGTAACTTTCACTGTTAAAAACTTTGTGAATGTCACTGGTACTAACCGAGATGACAGGATTATCGGTAATGCACAAGATAATATCCTTATCGGTAACGGTGGCAACGATTTCTTTGGTGGTAGCGCCGGTAACGATATCATCGACGGTGACGACGGTGGTGTCAATGACAATGATACTGTTGACTACACTGGTTTAGGTGAAGCAATTAGCCTTGGGGCTACGGGCACTATAGTTAAGGATGGTGGTAATGGTACCGATCAACTTTTCAGAGTTGAGACAATTATCGGTGATGCCAATCAAGCCAATACTATTGATAGTTCAAGTGCAGGAAATGGGGCTTCTATTAATGTTGACTTAGCGGCGGAAAGTTTAGAGATTAATAATATTCCCGGAGTTGGCACTCTTAATCGTACCGTGAAAAACTTCGTGAATGTTATTGGTACTGCTCAAGATGATACTATTTCCGGTAATGATAAAGACAATATATTTGGTGGTAGTGCCGGTAGCGACTCTATAAGTGGTGACGGTGGTAACGATACAGTTGATTACACTGGTTTGGGTGAAGCAATTACCCTATTACCTACGGGCACTATAGTCAAAGATGGTGGTAATGGTACCGATCAACTTTTCAGAGTTGAGACAATTATCGGTGATGCCAATCAAGCCAATACTATTGATAGTTCAAGTGCAGGAAATGGGGCTTCTATTAATGTTGACTTAGCGGCGGAAAGTTTAGAGGTTAATGGCATTCCCGGAATTGGCACTCTCAATTTTAATGTCGAAAACTTTGTCAATGTCACCGGTACTACCCAAGATGACAATATTATCGGAAACGCTGAAGATAATATTATCAATGGTTTTGGCGGAATAGATAACTTAACAGGAGGAGCCGGAGCAGATACATTTGTTTTAGGAGAAGGTGGCAATTTCTTCTATACTGATGCTGGTTTTGGCGATGTTGCAACTATTCAAGACTTTGTATCTGGTGAGGATCGAATTCAACTTACTGGTACTCTAAGTGATTATGTATTCTTCGGAACCACTATTTCTCTGGATAATGGCGATGGACAATTTAATCTTCTTGAAGACGATGTGATTGCATTAGTCAGTAGCACCTTTGATACTGCTAACGATATTACCTTTGCATAA
- a CDS encoding tetratricopeptide repeat protein → MAHNQELSRDQEEVFLLRMGKGQSYEEIASELGTSADACLKRMGQVYKKFNVKGNSRGKENRLRIFLSNKWELLKAKALPEDNSQQLLINSQQTKVFDANSLENQISPILQNLPAREYATFVGRDREVARLMELLSYGHSAHLISVDGIGGVGKTTMVVEVAYRCLTASCNININLNSAGNLPVFEAIIFTSAKQNHLTCIGLLPRLIYQRTLRDICREIARIFEFTQINNLSLSEQIEIIHHKLSQTRTLLIVDNLETIEDKEGVLSFLYDLPPTVKVVITTREQTLFVPIRLNSLPQEHSLRLIQHESKEKGINLTSAQSQEIYEAVSGIPAAMIYAIGQMTAGYLFDDVLRLIKHPEGDIARFCFTASINPIKNSPPYYLLMALTLFVGSASRETLDNVTFEKPDPIVVSQGLVKLQQLSLICQQQARYSLAALTREYAWAELAANAEFAQHLRQRWVNWYLKFSESFGNLDWKEWNTNYENFEVEWENLQAVFEWCIANNRYSDVKTFWNFIKEYIFIRGYWDEHLEWSGWLIEAAKKENDYSTAVLAMCDRAVTLVRIRQIPQLREAQKILKESWELRHHQSASFELKLAANMAILHLHLGDLQQAQEWLEVKKQLLEKASLDKSEYKGQQVQILYYQGQIFYRQGDYQQAQIIFEEAVIKAEEIEWQKAIAAIDNWLADIALMNGDLAEARRLLEYSLPIAQRHKDKRIIAFHKSTFAKLEKTCGNKFQAHRLAKEAIDSFESLKMSAEAKEMYALLKT, encoded by the coding sequence ATGGCGCATAATCAAGAACTTTCTCGCGATCAGGAGGAAGTTTTTTTGCTGCGAATGGGGAAAGGTCAAAGCTACGAAGAAATTGCCTCGGAATTGGGGACTTCTGCGGATGCTTGTCTAAAAAGGATGGGACAAGTCTATAAGAAGTTCAATGTCAAGGGTAATAGTAGAGGTAAAGAAAATCGTTTACGAATCTTTTTAAGCAACAAATGGGAGCTGTTAAAAGCTAAGGCATTACCAGAAGATAACTCGCAGCAGTTATTGATAAATAGTCAGCAAACAAAAGTTTTTGATGCTAATAGTTTAGAAAATCAAATATCTCCCATTCTGCAAAACTTGCCAGCAAGGGAGTATGCAACCTTTGTTGGGCGCGATCGCGAAGTTGCTAGGTTGATGGAACTGCTTAGTTACGGGCATTCCGCTCATTTAATTAGTGTTGATGGTATTGGTGGTGTAGGTAAAACTACGATGGTAGTAGAAGTTGCCTACCGCTGTTTAACAGCAAGTTGCAATATAAATATAAATTTAAATAGTGCTGGTAACTTACCTGTTTTTGAAGCCATAATCTTTACATCTGCCAAGCAAAATCATCTTACCTGCATCGGACTTTTACCGCGACTAATTTATCAACGTACCTTGCGCGATATATGTCGAGAAATCGCTCGTATTTTTGAGTTTACCCAAATCAATAATTTATCTTTGTCAGAACAAATAGAAATTATTCACCATAAGCTTTCCCAGACAAGAACTTTATTAATAGTTGATAATTTAGAAACCATTGAAGATAAAGAAGGAGTCCTTTCTTTTCTCTACGATTTACCGCCAACAGTTAAAGTTGTTATTACCACCCGCGAACAGACATTATTTGTACCGATAAGACTTAATTCTTTACCACAAGAACATAGTTTACGATTAATTCAACATGAATCCAAGGAAAAGGGTATTAATTTAACCAGCGCACAATCTCAGGAAATTTACGAAGCAGTCAGCGGAATACCCGCAGCAATGATTTATGCGATTGGGCAGATGACTGCTGGTTATTTATTTGATGATGTATTGCGATTAATTAAACATCCCGAAGGTGATATTGCTCGTTTTTGCTTTACTGCTTCAATAAATCCGATAAAAAATTCGCCACCTTATTATCTATTAATGGCTTTGACTCTTTTTGTAGGTTCAGCAAGTAGGGAAACTTTAGACAATGTAACTTTTGAAAAGCCAGATCCAATTGTGGTATCGCAAGGATTGGTAAAGTTGCAACAACTCTCTTTGATTTGTCAGCAACAAGCACGTTATAGTTTAGCAGCTCTAACTCGCGAATATGCTTGGGCAGAGTTGGCTGCTAATGCAGAATTTGCTCAACACTTACGCCAGCGTTGGGTTAATTGGTATCTGAAATTTTCGGAATCATTCGGGAATTTAGATTGGAAAGAGTGGAATACCAACTATGAAAACTTTGAAGTTGAATGGGAAAACTTGCAAGCAGTTTTTGAATGGTGTATTGCCAATAATCGATATTCTGATGTCAAAACTTTTTGGAATTTCATAAAAGAATACATTTTTATACGTGGATACTGGGACGAACACTTAGAATGGAGCGGCTGGTTGATTGAAGCCGCTAAAAAAGAAAATGATTATTCCACAGCCGTATTAGCCATGTGCGATCGCGCCGTAACTTTGGTGAGAATACGCCAGATACCTCAGTTACGAGAAGCACAAAAAATATTAAAAGAAAGTTGGGAGTTGCGGCACCATCAATCTGCAAGTTTTGAATTAAAGTTAGCTGCAAATATGGCTATTTTGCACTTGCATCTCGGAGATTTACAGCAAGCTCAAGAATGGCTAGAAGTCAAAAAACAGCTTTTAGAAAAAGCCAGCTTAGATAAATCAGAATATAAGGGGCAGCAAGTCCAAATTTTGTACTACCAAGGGCAAATATTTTATCGTCAAGGAGATTATCAGCAAGCACAAATAATCTTCGAGGAAGCAGTAATAAAAGCAGAGGAGATTGAATGGCAAAAAGCAATTGCAGCTATTGATAATTGGTTGGCAGATATTGCACTTATGAATGGTGATTTGGCAGAAGCACGAAGATTATTAGAATATAGCTTACCAATTGCACAAAGACATAAAGATAAGCGAATTATTGCTTTTCATAAATCAACATTTGCGAAACTTGAAAAAACATGTGGTAATAAGTTTCAAGCTCATCGTTTAGCAAAAGAAGCAATTGACAGCTTTGAAAGCTTAAAAATGAGTGCAGAAGCAAAAGAGATGTATGCCTTGCTGAAAACTTAA